The sequence CGAACAACATCCATACGGTCGACGGCGGCACGCATCTGTCCGGCTTCCGGCGTGCGCTGACGCGCGTCATCAATAACTATGCGAAGAAGTCGGGGATGCTCAAGGACTCCGACGGCACCCTGACCGGCGATGACGTCCGCGAAGGTCTTACCGCGGTCATCTCCGTCAAGATCCCGAACCCTGAGTTCGAAGGGCAGACGAAAGCGAAGCTCGGCAGCACCGAAGCGGAGCGCGTCGTCAGCGAGATCGTCGGCGAAGCGATCGGCTACTATCTCGAGGAAAATCCGGGGCCTGCGCGGCGCATCGTCGATAAGTGCGTCACCGCGGCGCGCGCGCGCGACGCGGCGCGCAAGGCACGCGACCTCACGCGGCGCAAGAACGCGCTCGACGGCGGGTCGCTCCCCGGTAAGCTCGCCGACTGCTCCGAGCGCGATCCGTCGAAGAGCGAGCTCTTCCTCGTCGAAGGCGAGTCGGCCGGCGGCAGCGCGAAGCTCGGCCGCGATCGGCATTTCCAAGCGATCTTGCCGCTCAAAGGCAAGATACTCAACGTCGAAAAGGCGCGGCTCGATCGCATCGTCAGCCACGAAGAGATCCGCACCCTCATCACCGCGCTCGGCACGGGCTTTGACGCCGACTTCGACGTCTCGAAGCTGCGCTATCATCGCGTCTACATCATGACCGATGCCGACGTCGACGGATCGCACATCCGCACGCTGCTGCTGACGTTCTTCTTCCGCTACATGCCGAAGCTCATCGAAGAGGGGCATCTCTTCATCGCGCAGCCGCCGCTCTATCAGGTGAAGAAGGGCAAGAAGCTCATCTACTGCTATCGCGAGGAAGAGCGGGATGCGGCGATAGCCCAGGTCGGCGACGGCTACTCGATCCAGCAGTACAAGGGCCTTGGCGAGATGGATCCGGAGCAGCTGTGGGAGACGACGATGGATCCCGAGCGCCGGCTCGTCCGCAAGGTGCTGCTCGACGACACGGTGGCGGCCGACGAGACCTTCACCATCCTCATGGGCGAGAAAGTCGAGCCGCGCAAGCTGTTCATCGCTGAAAACGCGCGCGAGGTGCAGAACCTCGATGTTTGACGCAACGCGCTCCTCCTCGGCGGCCGTGTAGCGGTCGACCTTTAGGTCGACCGATAACCCTACGTATGAACCTGAACCTCGACATATGATCGAGGGCGGGAAACCCGCCCGGCGTGTGCAGCGTTACATTATGTAAGGGCACGCCGGGTCCGCGGCTACGCGCCCTCGAGCGCGACCGGGTTTGCAGCGCGACGACTTGGAATAAGACAACGTGCGACGACTTCGCCGAAGATGGGTGGTCCTCGCCGCGGCAGCCGCCGCGGTTTTGGCGGCGATAGTCCTCGTCCTCGTCATCCCGCCCGCTCGCAACGCAGCCGCGTTCGCCGCGCTGGACGCGGCGCTTCACGCGCGCGGTTTTTCCTTA comes from Candidatus Eremiobacteraceae bacterium and encodes:
- the gyrB gene encoding DNA topoisomerase (ATP-hydrolyzing) subunit B; translation: MATKDVATTPSGDEYDARSIKVLKGLEGVRKRPGMYVGDTSTRGLHQIAFEAVDNAVDEALAGYCSNIDVTIHADGSLSVVDDGRGIPVDDLPSEGKPAVEVVMTVLHAGGKFDQLGYKVSGGLHGVGISVTNALSEWMITRVKRDEKLYEMKFARGVATSKLKVIGAAEGSGTSQHFKPDPQVFSTLEWSLDILQQRLRELAFLNRGLRINLIDERVDKKQSFCYEGGIKSFVEHLNKNKEPLHEVRYVTGERSNIQVEVAFQYNDGYIENVFAYANNIHTVDGGTHLSGFRRALTRVINNYAKKSGMLKDSDGTLTGDDVREGLTAVISVKIPNPEFEGQTKAKLGSTEAERVVSEIVGEAIGYYLEENPGPARRIVDKCVTAARARDAARKARDLTRRKNALDGGSLPGKLADCSERDPSKSELFLVEGESAGGSAKLGRDRHFQAILPLKGKILNVEKARLDRIVSHEEIRTLITALGTGFDADFDVSKLRYHRVYIMTDADVDGSHIRTLLLTFFFRYMPKLIEEGHLFIAQPPLYQVKKGKKLIYCYREEERDAAIAQVGDGYSIQQYKGLGEMDPEQLWETTMDPERRLVRKVLLDDTVAADETFTILMGEKVEPRKLFIAENAREVQNLDV